One Lysobacter enzymogenes DNA segment encodes these proteins:
- a CDS encoding efflux RND transporter permease subunit, producing the protein MSTEPRPANKGEDPAGALERIIGFAIRHRWLMLALTVALIGLGVWSFTKLPIDATPDITNVQVQINTQAPGYSPLEAEQRVTFPIETALAGLPKLDYTRSLSRYGLSQVTVVFKDGTDLYFARQQVTERLQQLKSQIPDGLEPQLGPIATGLGEIFMYTVDADPKARKPDGSAYTATDLRTLQDWVIRPQLRNTPGVTEVNTTGGFARQIHITPDPARLMALNLSQRDIVNALAANNQNVGAGYIERNGEQFLVRVPGQIVDIEQIGGIVLDRRDGVPIRIRDVATVGEGPELRSGAATQNGHEVVLGTVFMLVGSNSRDVAQASAEKLKVANASLPKGVSASPVYDRTSLVDRTIATVAKNLVEGALLVVVVLFLLLGNFRAALITALVIPLAMLFTITGMVRGGVSGNLMSLGALDFGLIVDGAVIIIENCLRRFGEAQHSLGREMTREERYDLTAKATAEVIRPSLFGLGIITAVYLPIFALSGIEGKMFHPMAITVVLALTGAMLLSLTFVPAAVAIFLGGKVDEKENKAMAWLKRRYEPALAWALRSRAIVVGGTAALVIVSGFIATRMGTEFVPSLDEGDVAVQAMRIPGTSLTQSTTMQKHLEQALLAMPEVERVFSRIGTSEVASDPMPPSVADAYLILKPRKQWPNPKKSKDALMEEIEAIAGTLPGNNFEFTQPIQMRTNELISGVRADVAVKVYGDDLQQLLKVAQQIEAVARKVPGAADVKTEQVTGLPMLSIEPNHRALAVYGLNPAAVQETVATAVGGEVAGQFFEGDRRFDLVVRLPENLRQDPAALADLPIPLPPGTADRDESSRDATWLAGAPRTVPLREVATIKSVLGPNQINRENGKRRIVVTANVRDRDLGGFVTDLRSRIDAQVKLPEGYWIGYGGTFEQLISASQRLAVVVPVTLVLIFALLFMAFGSAKDAAIVFSGVPLALTGGVIALWLRGIPLSISAGVGFIALSGVAVLNGLVMIAFIRKLREQGAPLDNAIVDGALGRLRPVLMTALVASLGFIPMAFNVGAGSEVQRPLATVVIGGIVSSTLLTLLVLPVLYRWLHRNEERGGHGDTPAPTPAALPPGEPAPAH; encoded by the coding sequence ATGAGCACTGAGCCGCGGCCCGCGAACAAGGGCGAAGACCCGGCCGGCGCGCTGGAGCGCATCATCGGCTTCGCCATCCGCCACCGCTGGCTGATGCTGGCGCTGACCGTGGCGCTGATCGGCCTGGGCGTGTGGAGCTTCACCAAGCTGCCGATCGACGCCACCCCCGACATCACCAACGTGCAGGTGCAGATCAACACCCAGGCGCCGGGCTATTCGCCGCTGGAGGCCGAACAACGGGTCACCTTTCCGATCGAGACCGCGTTGGCGGGCCTGCCGAAACTCGATTACACGCGCTCGCTTTCGCGTTACGGGCTTTCGCAGGTCACCGTGGTGTTCAAGGACGGCACCGACCTGTACTTCGCCCGGCAACAGGTGACCGAGCGGCTGCAACAGCTCAAGTCGCAGATTCCCGACGGGCTGGAACCGCAGCTCGGGCCGATCGCCACCGGCCTGGGCGAGATCTTCATGTACACCGTCGACGCCGACCCGAAGGCGCGCAAGCCCGACGGCAGCGCCTACACCGCCACCGACCTGCGCACCCTGCAGGATTGGGTGATCCGGCCGCAGTTGCGCAACACCCCCGGCGTCACCGAGGTCAACACCACCGGCGGCTTCGCCCGGCAGATCCACATCACCCCGGACCCGGCGCGCTTGATGGCGCTGAACCTGAGCCAGCGCGACATCGTCAACGCGCTGGCGGCCAACAACCAGAACGTCGGCGCCGGCTACATCGAACGCAACGGCGAGCAGTTCCTGGTGCGCGTGCCCGGGCAGATCGTCGACATCGAGCAGATCGGCGGGATCGTGCTCGACCGCCGCGACGGCGTGCCGATCCGCATCCGCGACGTCGCCACGGTCGGCGAAGGCCCGGAACTGCGCAGCGGCGCGGCCACCCAGAACGGCCACGAAGTCGTGCTCGGCACGGTGTTCATGCTGGTCGGCTCCAACAGCCGCGACGTCGCCCAGGCCTCGGCCGAGAAGCTCAAGGTCGCCAACGCCAGCCTGCCCAAGGGCGTCAGCGCCAGCCCGGTGTACGACCGCACCTCGCTGGTCGACCGCACCATCGCCACCGTCGCCAAGAACCTGGTCGAAGGCGCGCTGCTGGTGGTGGTGGTGCTGTTCCTTCTGCTCGGCAACTTCCGCGCCGCGCTGATCACCGCGCTGGTGATTCCGCTGGCGATGCTGTTCACCATCACCGGCATGGTCCGCGGCGGCGTCTCGGGCAACCTGATGAGCCTGGGCGCGCTCGACTTCGGCCTGATCGTCGACGGCGCGGTCATCATCATCGAAAACTGCCTGCGCCGCTTCGGCGAGGCCCAGCACTCGCTCGGCCGCGAGATGACCCGCGAGGAACGCTACGACCTCACCGCCAAGGCCACCGCCGAGGTGATCCGCCCCAGCCTGTTCGGCCTGGGCATCATCACCGCGGTGTACCTGCCAATCTTCGCGCTCAGCGGGATCGAAGGGAAAATGTTCCATCCCATGGCGATCACCGTGGTGCTGGCGCTGACCGGCGCGATGCTGCTGTCGCTGACCTTCGTGCCGGCGGCGGTGGCGATCTTCCTCGGCGGCAAGGTCGACGAGAAAGAGAACAAGGCCATGGCCTGGCTCAAGCGCCGCTACGAGCCGGCCCTGGCCTGGGCGCTGCGCAGCCGCGCGATCGTGGTCGGCGGCACCGCCGCATTGGTGATCGTCAGCGGCTTCATCGCCACGCGCATGGGCACCGAGTTCGTCCCCAGCCTCGACGAGGGCGACGTGGCGGTGCAGGCCATGCGCATCCCCGGCACCAGCCTGACCCAGTCGACGACGATGCAGAAGCACCTGGAGCAGGCGCTGCTGGCGATGCCCGAGGTCGAGCGGGTGTTCAGCCGCATCGGCACTTCGGAAGTCGCCAGCGACCCGATGCCGCCGTCGGTCGCCGACGCGTACCTGATCCTCAAGCCGCGCAAGCAGTGGCCGAACCCGAAGAAGTCCAAGGACGCGCTGATGGAGGAGATCGAAGCCATCGCCGGCACCCTGCCCGGCAACAACTTCGAGTTCACCCAGCCGATCCAGATGCGCACCAATGAGCTGATCTCGGGCGTGCGCGCCGACGTCGCGGTCAAGGTCTACGGCGACGACCTGCAGCAATTGCTCAAGGTCGCGCAACAGATCGAGGCGGTGGCGCGCAAGGTGCCGGGCGCGGCGGACGTGAAGACCGAGCAGGTCACCGGCCTGCCGATGCTGAGCATCGAGCCGAACCATCGCGCGCTGGCGGTGTACGGGCTGAACCCGGCGGCGGTGCAGGAGACCGTGGCGACCGCGGTCGGCGGCGAAGTGGCCGGGCAGTTCTTCGAAGGCGACCGCCGCTTCGACCTGGTCGTGCGGCTGCCGGAAAACCTGCGCCAGGACCCGGCCGCGCTGGCCGACCTGCCGATCCCGCTGCCGCCCGGCACCGCCGACCGCGACGAGTCCAGCCGCGACGCCACCTGGCTCGCCGGCGCGCCGCGCACGGTGCCGCTGCGCGAAGTGGCGACGATCAAGTCGGTGCTCGGCCCGAACCAGATCAACCGCGAGAACGGCAAACGCCGGATCGTGGTGACCGCGAACGTGCGCGATCGCGACCTGGGCGGCTTCGTCACCGACCTGCGCTCGCGCATCGACGCGCAGGTGAAGCTGCCGGAGGGTTACTGGATCGGCTACGGCGGTACCTTCGAGCAGTTGATCTCGGCCAGCCAGCGTCTGGCGGTGGTGGTGCCGGTGACGTTGGTGCTGATCTTCGCGTTGCTGTTCATGGCCTTCGGCTCGGCCAAGGACGCCGCGATCGTGTTCAGCGGCGTGCCGCTGGCGCTCACCGGCGGCGTCATCGCGCTGTGGCTGCGCGGGATACCGCTGTCGATCTCCGCCGGCGTCGGCTTCATCGCGCTGTCGGGCGTGGCGGTGCTCAACGGCCTGGTGATGATCGCCTTCATCCGCAAGCTGCGCGAACAAGGCGCCCCCCTCGACAACGCCATCGTCGACGGCGCGCTCGGCCGCCTGCGGCCGGTGCTGATGACCGCGCTGGTGGCCTCGCTGGGCTTCATCCCGATGGCCTTCAACGTCGGCGCCGGCTCGGAAGTGCAGCGGCCGCTGGCCACCGTGGTGATCGGCGGCATCGTCTCCTCGACCCTGCTGACCCTGCTGGTGTTGCCGGTGCTGTACCGCTGGCTGCACCGCAACGAGGAGCGCGGCGGCCACGGCGACACGCCGGCACCGACGCCGGCGGCGCTGCCGCCGGGCGAGCCCGCGCCGGCGCACTGA
- a CDS encoding efflux RND transporter periplasmic adaptor subunit: MKPELLIAAGLLALSLSACGGASDKDKTAAAAAAQGKDDHADEGHADEGDSGHAHKEAEGEAGHGESAPGKGGGEETPEAATIPNEIARRSGIVAAAAGPGTVADEHDVQGLITPLEGRVARITARYPGPVRSLRANIGDAVKAGQTLATIDSNLSLTTYGISAPISGVVLARNASVGEVAVEGTPLFEIADLSTLWVDLHVFGADASHLRPGLPVTVMRMGEDKGVDTVIDRILPGTATASQSTVARASIKNPDGLWRPGSAVHARVTVEQQPVALAVPLTALQRMDDGDVVFVRDGERYSARPVKLGRRDARRAEVLSGLKAGEQVVVEQSFLIKADIEKSGASHEH; this comes from the coding sequence ATGAAGCCCGAACTGTTGATCGCCGCGGGCCTGCTGGCCCTGAGCCTGAGCGCCTGTGGTGGAGCGTCCGACAAAGACAAGACCGCCGCGGCCGCCGCCGCGCAAGGCAAGGACGACCACGCCGACGAAGGCCATGCCGACGAAGGCGACAGCGGCCACGCGCACAAGGAAGCCGAAGGCGAAGCCGGTCACGGCGAAAGCGCGCCCGGCAAGGGCGGCGGCGAAGAAACGCCCGAAGCCGCGACGATCCCGAACGAGATCGCGCGCCGCTCCGGCATCGTCGCCGCCGCGGCAGGTCCCGGCACGGTCGCCGACGAGCACGACGTGCAGGGCCTGATCACGCCGCTGGAAGGCCGCGTGGCGCGCATCACCGCGCGCTACCCCGGCCCGGTGCGCTCGCTGCGCGCCAACATCGGCGATGCGGTCAAGGCCGGGCAGACGCTCGCCACCATCGACAGCAACCTCAGCCTGACCACCTACGGCATTTCCGCGCCGATCTCCGGCGTGGTGCTGGCGCGCAACGCCTCGGTCGGCGAAGTCGCGGTCGAAGGCACGCCGCTGTTCGAGATCGCCGACCTGTCGACGCTGTGGGTCGACCTGCACGTGTTCGGCGCCGACGCCTCGCACCTGCGCCCGGGCCTGCCGGTGACGGTGATGCGCATGGGCGAGGACAAGGGCGTGGACACGGTCATCGACCGGATCCTGCCGGGCACGGCGACCGCCAGCCAGAGCACGGTCGCGCGCGCCTCGATCAAGAACCCCGACGGCCTGTGGCGTCCCGGCTCGGCCGTGCACGCGCGGGTGACGGTCGAGCAGCAGCCGGTGGCGCTGGCGGTGCCGCTGACCGCGCTGCAGCGCATGGACGACGGCGATGTGGTGTTCGTGCGCGACGGCGAGCGCTACAGCGCGCGCCCGGTCAAGCTCGGCCGCCGCGACGCGCGCCGCGCCGAAGTGCTGTCCGGGCTCAAGGCCGGCGAGCAGGTGGTGGTGGAGCAGAGCTTCCTGATCAAGGCCGACATCGAAAAGTCGGGGGCCTCGCATGAGCACTGA
- a CDS encoding TolC family protein, protein MRLRPTALAVLTAALCFSAQARPPVAAPAASAAPPGAQDGIHAETGAQRGSVRAASTRASSVFTLDDAFGRIQDTHPDLRLFGNQRGVLEAERDIAAQKPAYVAGAAIDNALGTGALSGTKAAEVTLTLASVFERGGKLDARRAFAQSRIDALAVDREGRRLDLLAETARRYLAVVAEQRRIELAEFDIAQRKRAVAAARVRLEAGASPESGLLTAQAQLARAELDRSRAQRALLAARQFLAALWGERDPGFAAVAGDPFALPQVQDATALASLLERNPELTRFVDQRRIAESRVRLAQTQSKADVDWQVGLRRQQENGDFGFVASVSMPLGAAARAEPGIRGAQAELAMLETEREAKGLSLYSTLVEAQGRYRLGALETERLKQDVLPRLERAEKAAEYAYRAGAISYLELALLQAESVAVRRQRLDAALDAQLALIEIQRLTGEPFLAVTTAPAGATP, encoded by the coding sequence ATGCGTTTGCGTCCGACGGCCCTGGCCGTCCTGACGGCTGCGCTGTGCTTTTCCGCACAGGCGCGGCCGCCCGTTGCTGCACCCGCCGCTTCCGCCGCGCCGCCCGGCGCGCAGGACGGCATCCACGCCGAAACCGGCGCCCAGCGCGGTTCCGTGCGCGCCGCGTCCACCCGCGCGTCCTCGGTCTTCACCCTCGACGATGCCTTCGGCCGGATCCAGGACACCCACCCGGACCTGCGCCTGTTCGGCAACCAGCGCGGCGTGCTCGAAGCCGAGCGCGACATCGCCGCGCAGAAGCCCGCCTACGTCGCCGGCGCGGCGATCGACAACGCGCTCGGCACCGGCGCGCTCAGCGGGACCAAGGCGGCCGAAGTCACCCTGACCCTGGCCTCGGTGTTCGAACGCGGCGGCAAGCTCGACGCGCGCCGGGCCTTCGCCCAGAGCCGCATCGACGCGCTCGCAGTGGACCGCGAAGGCCGCCGCCTCGACCTGCTCGCCGAAACCGCGCGCCGTTACCTGGCGGTGGTCGCCGAACAGCGCCGGATCGAACTGGCCGAGTTCGACATCGCCCAGCGCAAGCGCGCCGTGGCCGCGGCGCGGGTGCGCCTGGAGGCCGGCGCCTCGCCCGAGTCGGGCCTGCTGACCGCGCAGGCGCAGCTGGCCCGCGCCGAGCTCGACCGCAGCCGCGCGCAGCGCGCGTTGCTGGCCGCGCGCCAGTTCCTCGCGGCGCTGTGGGGCGAGCGCGATCCGGGCTTCGCCGCGGTCGCCGGCGACCCGTTCGCGCTGCCGCAGGTCCAGGACGCGACCGCGCTGGCGAGCCTGCTGGAACGCAACCCGGAACTGACCCGCTTCGTCGACCAGCGCCGCATCGCCGAATCGCGCGTGCGCCTGGCCCAGACCCAGTCCAAGGCCGACGTGGATTGGCAGGTGGGCCTGCGCCGGCAGCAGGAGAACGGCGATTTCGGCTTCGTCGCCAGCGTGTCGATGCCGCTGGGCGCGGCCGCGCGCGCCGAACCCGGCATCCGCGGCGCCCAGGCCGAGCTGGCGATGCTGGAAACCGAGCGCGAGGCCAAGGGCCTGTCGCTGTACTCCACGCTGGTGGAAGCGCAAGGCCGTTACCGCCTCGGCGCGCTGGAAACCGAACGCTTGAAGCAAGACGTGCTGCCGCGCCTGGAGCGCGCGGAGAAAGCCGCCGAGTACGCCTACCGCGCCGGCGCGATCAGTTATCTGGAACTGGCCCTGCTGCAGGCCGAGAGCGTCGCGGTCCGGCGCCAACGCCTGGACGCCGCGCTGGACGCGCAACTGGCGCTGATCGAGATCCAGCGCCTCACCGGCGAGCCCTTCCTCGCCGTCACCACCGCCCCCGCAGGAGCCACGCCATGA
- a CDS encoding energy transducer TonB, with product MKFVIEPVRIVAAGQGPGARRRNGAWGWQDAAAGVALGLGLAILSGCGSGQPAASESAAAAPASAQDAADRAAPLPPALDELDAGGLRDRAARALREQRIHTPAGDSAVDYYLALREKAPGHADVAAALTELQPYVVIAGEQALADGDLAESRRLTDLLARMDPQAPALPRLREGLRSAQGEHERRAREDAERLAGERAEAATLARTQAAQRTAAANAALKAQANASAAAADEAAARASTPPAPVPHPAAAHPAGASAAAAAASAAPAPAAPKPAAKIAPRLIADASPRYPSVAITRKLEGSVEVAFTIQPDGSTGAARVLSSQPVGVFDEAALSAVARLRFEASGQSHPARRTLNFRLPRR from the coding sequence GTGAAGTTTGTGATCGAGCCGGTGCGCATCGTCGCCGCCGGCCAGGGCCCGGGCGCGCGCCGCAGGAATGGCGCGTGGGGATGGCAGGACGCCGCAGCCGGCGTCGCCTTGGGTCTGGGGCTGGCGATCTTGTCGGGATGCGGTTCCGGCCAGCCGGCCGCGTCCGAATCGGCCGCCGCGGCGCCGGCGTCCGCGCAGGACGCCGCCGACCGCGCCGCGCCGCTGCCGCCGGCGCTGGACGAACTCGATGCCGGCGGCCTGCGCGACCGCGCCGCGCGCGCGCTGCGCGAGCAACGCATCCACACCCCGGCCGGCGACAGCGCGGTCGATTATTACCTGGCCCTGCGCGAGAAGGCCCCCGGCCACGCCGACGTCGCCGCCGCGCTGACCGAGCTGCAGCCGTACGTGGTGATCGCCGGCGAGCAGGCGCTGGCCGACGGCGACCTGGCCGAATCGCGGCGCCTGACCGACCTGCTGGCGCGCATGGACCCGCAGGCGCCGGCGCTGCCGCGCCTGCGCGAGGGCCTGCGCAGCGCGCAGGGCGAACACGAGCGGCGCGCGCGCGAAGACGCCGAGCGGCTGGCGGGCGAACGCGCCGAGGCCGCGACCCTGGCCCGCACCCAGGCCGCGCAACGCACCGCCGCGGCCAACGCCGCGCTCAAGGCCCAGGCCAACGCCAGCGCGGCGGCGGCCGACGAGGCCGCGGCGCGCGCTTCGACCCCGCCGGCGCCGGTGCCGCATCCGGCCGCGGCGCATCCGGCCGGGGCGAGCGCCGCGGCCGCGGCCGCGTCCGCCGCGCCCGCGCCGGCCGCGCCCAAGCCGGCGGCCAAGATCGCGCCGCGCCTGATCGCCGACGCCAGCCCGCGTTACCCGTCGGTGGCGATCACCCGCAAGCTCGAAGGCAGCGTCGAGGTCGCCTTCACCATCCAGCCCGACGGCAGCACCGGCGCGGCGCGGGTGCTGTCCTCGCAGCCGGTCGGGGTGTTCGACGAGGCCGCGCTGTCGGCGGTGGCGCGGCTGCGTTTCGAAGCCAGCGGCCAGAGCCATCCGGCCCGGCGCACCTTGAACTTCAGGCTGCCGCGGCGCTGA
- a CDS encoding alpha/beta hydrolase encodes MDNATSDAAVAAPLETVEIETGPQPAWTVLWLHGLGDSGEGWAPVVPELVRKDWPALRFVFPHAPVRAVTINNGARMRAWYDIRDFQDLANRADEAGVEESVAQVEALIAREAGRGVPAARVILAGFSQGGAIALAAGLRRREPLAGLIALSTYLPMADRLVREAAPAASAQPLFMAHGSYDPVVPFQGGEMAAARLRTLGFDIDWHTYPMAHQACAEEIDAVAAWLSQRFAAA; translated from the coding sequence ATGGACAACGCCACCTCTGACGCGGCCGTCGCCGCCCCGCTCGAAACCGTCGAAATCGAAACCGGCCCGCAGCCGGCCTGGACCGTGCTGTGGCTGCACGGCCTGGGCGACAGCGGCGAAGGCTGGGCGCCGGTGGTGCCCGAGCTGGTGCGCAAGGACTGGCCGGCGCTGCGCTTCGTGTTCCCGCACGCGCCGGTGCGGGCGGTCACGATCAACAACGGCGCGCGCATGCGCGCCTGGTACGACATCCGCGATTTCCAGGACCTCGCCAACCGCGCCGACGAGGCCGGGGTGGAGGAGTCGGTGGCCCAGGTCGAGGCGCTGATCGCGCGCGAGGCCGGGCGCGGCGTGCCGGCTGCGCGCGTGATCCTGGCCGGATTCTCCCAGGGCGGCGCGATCGCCCTGGCCGCGGGCCTGCGCCGGCGCGAGCCGCTGGCCGGCCTGATCGCGCTGTCGACCTACCTGCCGATGGCCGACCGCCTGGTCCGCGAGGCCGCGCCCGCGGCCAGCGCGCAGCCGCTGTTCATGGCCCACGGCAGCTACGACCCGGTGGTGCCGTTCCAGGGCGGAGAGATGGCCGCCGCGCGCCTGCGCACGCTCGGCTTCGACATCGACTGGCACACCTATCCGATGGCGCACCAGGCCTGCGCCGAGGAAATCGACGCGGTCGCCGCCTGGTTGTCGCAGCGCTTCGCCGCCGCCTGA
- a CDS encoding sensor histidine kinase — translation MADLRSGTAASEPEPWLPDLCRLPRLVVMLSMAELIVIVLALAPDGSAWNLSRFVSSSAFALWLALAISVLLCVSRRQLSRLPPGLGGFIATATAAAIAAAVAAVTHWIDSVTGVGLIPAGTTFARFVGGTAAIAILAVSVVLRYLYVNDSWKAQVRANARAEVEALQARIKPHFLFNSMNTIAGLVRSDPAVAERAVLDLSDLFRAALGASKSDSSLTEEVELAERYLAIEQLRLGERLRVVWRKREPLPWKMPLPRLVLQPLVENAVLHGISRLPGGGEVEIELTQLSDHLLLRIRNPAPAPAEARAGARHAQHSIGQRLRYAYGPTARMTAGWDGGYYLCELHVPTGVEAQSR, via the coding sequence ATGGCCGACCTGCGTAGCGGCACCGCCGCGAGCGAACCCGAGCCCTGGCTGCCGGACCTGTGCCGGCTGCCGCGGCTGGTGGTGATGCTGAGCATGGCCGAGCTGATCGTGATCGTGCTGGCGCTGGCCCCGGACGGCAGCGCCTGGAACCTGAGCCGGTTCGTGTCCTCCAGCGCCTTCGCCCTGTGGCTGGCGCTGGCGATCTCGGTGCTGCTGTGCGTCTCGCGCCGGCAGCTGTCGCGGCTGCCGCCGGGGCTGGGCGGCTTCATCGCCACCGCCACCGCCGCCGCCATCGCCGCCGCGGTGGCGGCGGTCACCCATTGGATCGACTCGGTCACCGGGGTCGGCCTGATCCCGGCCGGCACCACGTTCGCGCGCTTCGTCGGCGGCACCGCGGCGATCGCGATCCTGGCGGTGAGCGTGGTGCTGCGCTACCTCTACGTCAACGACAGCTGGAAGGCGCAGGTCCGCGCCAACGCGCGCGCCGAGGTCGAGGCGCTGCAGGCGCGGATCAAGCCGCATTTCCTGTTCAACAGCATGAACACCATCGCCGGGCTGGTGCGCAGCGACCCGGCCGTGGCCGAGCGGGCGGTGCTGGACCTGTCGGACCTGTTCCGGGCCGCGCTGGGCGCGTCCAAGAGCGATTCCAGCCTGACCGAGGAGGTCGAGCTGGCCGAGCGCTACCTGGCGATCGAGCAGCTGCGCCTGGGCGAGCGGCTGCGGGTGGTCTGGCGCAAGCGCGAGCCGCTGCCGTGGAAGATGCCGCTGCCGCGGCTGGTGCTGCAGCCGCTGGTCGAGAACGCGGTCCTGCACGGGATCTCGCGCCTGCCCGGCGGCGGCGAGGTCGAAATCGAGCTGACCCAGCTCAGCGACCACCTGCTGTTGCGCATCCGCAACCCCGCCCCGGCCCCGGCCGAGGCCCGCGCCGGCGCCCGCCATGCCCAGCACAGCATCGGCCAGCGCCTGCGCTATGCCTATGGACCCACGGCGCGGATGACCGCAGGATGGGACGGGGGCTACTATCTGTGCGAACTGCACGTGCCGACCGGGGTGGAGGCGCAGAGCCGATGA
- a CDS encoding LytR/AlgR family response regulator transcription factor, giving the protein MRVVIADDEPLARERLRGLLALRPDVEVVAEAADGQHALHACAEHRPDLVLLDIAMPGIDGLEAARHLAAFEPRPAVVFCTAYDAHALSAFEAEAIDYLVKPVRAERLDAALERVRTFAAGRERAGDGETAPGQVRSHLCARLRGSLRLIPIEDVHYLHAEEKYVIVHHARGEDLIEESLKSLEDEFGERFVRIHRNCLVARHEIVELKRNAEGHVQAILRHGKQPLEVSRRCVASLRETLKHL; this is encoded by the coding sequence ATGAGAGTGGTGATCGCTGACGACGAACCGTTGGCGCGCGAACGCCTGCGCGGGCTGCTGGCGCTGCGGCCGGACGTGGAGGTCGTCGCCGAAGCCGCCGACGGCCAGCACGCCCTGCACGCCTGCGCCGAGCACCGGCCGGATCTGGTCCTGCTCGACATCGCCATGCCCGGCATCGACGGCCTGGAGGCCGCGCGCCACCTGGCCGCGTTCGAGCCGCGCCCGGCGGTGGTGTTCTGCACCGCCTACGACGCCCACGCGCTGTCGGCGTTCGAGGCCGAGGCGATCGATTACCTGGTCAAGCCGGTGCGGGCCGAGCGCCTGGACGCCGCGCTCGAGCGCGTGCGCACCTTCGCCGCCGGGCGCGAGCGCGCCGGCGACGGCGAGACCGCGCCGGGCCAGGTCCGCAGCCACCTGTGCGCGCGCCTGCGCGGCAGCCTGCGGCTGATCCCGATCGAGGACGTGCATTACCTGCACGCCGAAGAGAAGTACGTGATCGTCCACCACGCGCGCGGCGAGGACCTGATCGAGGAATCGCTCAAGTCGCTGGAGGACGAATTCGGCGAACGCTTCGTGCGCATCCACCGCAACTGCCTGGTGGCGCGGCACGAGATCGTCGAACTCAAGCGCAACGCCGAGGGCCACGTGCAGGCGATCCTGCGCCACGGCAAGCAGCCGCTGGAAGTGAGCCGGCGCTGCGTGGCGTCGCTGCGCGAGACATTGAAGCACCTGTGA
- the hemC gene encoding hydroxymethylbilane synthase, with protein MKTLRIATRKSPLALWQSEHVADRLRAAHPGLTVTLVPMSTRGDEVLDRSLAAIGGKGLFLKELELAMQRGEADCAVHSLKDVPMELEPGFALPAVLERADYADAFVSNHHDGIENLPPGARVGTSSLRRQAQLRALRPDLQLQDLRGNVNTRLAKLDAGDYDAIVLACAGLQRLGLDARIRRRLEAPHWLPAPAQGAIAVECREDDAATRALCAALDHAATRTCVEAERAMNRSLHGSCHVPVAAYAWLDGEHLRLDGQVGSAGDGRSVRAHGEGRGDAPQCLGIEVAGRLLEQGAGEFIAASLQGGLGEDD; from the coding sequence ATGAAGACCCTGCGCATCGCCACCCGCAAGAGCCCGCTCGCCCTGTGGCAGAGCGAGCATGTCGCCGACCGCCTGCGCGCCGCGCACCCCGGCCTCACGGTGACCCTGGTGCCGATGAGCACGCGCGGCGACGAGGTGCTGGACCGCTCGCTCGCGGCGATCGGCGGCAAGGGCCTGTTCCTCAAGGAGCTGGAACTGGCGATGCAGCGCGGCGAAGCCGACTGCGCCGTGCACTCGCTAAAGGACGTGCCGATGGAGCTGGAACCCGGCTTCGCTTTGCCGGCCGTGCTCGAACGCGCAGACTACGCCGACGCCTTCGTCAGCAACCATCACGACGGCATCGAGAACCTCCCGCCGGGGGCGCGCGTGGGCACCTCCTCGCTGCGCCGGCAGGCGCAGTTGCGCGCGCTGCGTCCGGACCTGCAGCTGCAGGACCTGCGCGGCAACGTCAACACCCGCCTGGCCAAGCTCGACGCCGGCGACTACGACGCCATCGTCCTGGCCTGCGCCGGCCTGCAGCGGCTCGGCCTGGACGCGCGCATCCGCCGCCGCCTGGAGGCGCCGCACTGGCTGCCGGCGCCGGCGCAGGGTGCGATCGCGGTGGAATGCCGCGAAGACGACGCGGCCACGCGCGCGCTGTGCGCCGCGCTCGACCACGCCGCCACCCGCACCTGCGTCGAGGCCGAGCGGGCGATGAACCGCAGCCTGCACGGCAGCTGCCACGTGCCGGTCGCGGCCTATGCCTGGCTCGACGGCGAACACCTGCGCCTGGACGGCCAGGTCGGTAGCGCCGGCGACGGCCGCAGCGTGCGCGCGCACGGCGAAGGCCGCGGCGACGCGCCGCAATGCCTGGGAATCGAAGTGGCGGGCCGGCTGCTGGAGCAGGGCGCGGGCGAGTTCATCGCCGCGTCGCTGCAGGGCGGGCTTGGTGAAGACGACTGA
- a CDS encoding DUF6053 domain-containing protein: MAVVGGPSGPTLFAQVAAQQRTQKRRG; this comes from the coding sequence GTGGCTGTTGTGGGAGGGCCTTCAGGCCCGACGCTCTTCGCTCAGGTCGCAGCACAGCAGCGGACACAAAAGCGTCGAGGCTGA